Within Alteribacter lacisalsi, the genomic segment GCAAAAGCCTATAATCCGCTGTTTATTTATGGTGGGGTTGGACTAGGAAAGACCCACCTGATGCACGCGATCGGTCATTATGTCATTGATCATAATCCGGATGCGAAGGTCGTGTATCTGTCATCTGAGAAATTTACGAATGAGTTTATTAACTCTATCCGTGACAATAAAGCCGTGCATTTCCGGAACAAATACCGTAATGTAGATGTTCTTCTCATTGACGATATTCAGTTTCTGGCGGGTAAAGAACAGACCCAGGAGGAATTTTTCCACACATTTAATGCGCTGCACGAGGAACGAAAACAGATCGTCATCTCCAGTGACCGGCCTCCTAAAGAAATTCCGACACTTGAGGACCGGCTCCGCTCCAGGTTCGAATGGGGCCTGATTACCGACATCACACCTCCTGATCTGGAAACGAGAATTGCGATCCTGAGGAAAAAGGCAAAAGCAGAGAACCTTGATATTCCTAATGAAGTGATGCTCTACATTGCCAACCAGATCGATACGAACATTCGTGAACTGGAAGGGGCGCTCATCCGCGTCGTTGCCTATTCCTCTTTGATTAATCAGGATATGAATGCCGATCTTGCTGCAGTTGCACTTAAAGATATTATTCCGAATTCCAAGCCGAAGACGATTACCATTCAGGACGTTCAGAAGCTGGTTGCAGAAACATTTGAAGTAAGAATTGAGGAAATGAAAGCAAAGAAACGAACAAAAACAGTCGCATTTCCAAGGCAGATCGCCATGTACCTTTCCCGTGAGCTTACAGAAAGTTCACTTCCTAAAATCGGCGGTGAATTTGGCGGCCGGGACCATACTACGGTCATTCACGCCCATGAAAAAATCTCAAGGCTTCTGACAACTGATCAGGATCTGCAGAAACAGGTACAGGAAATTACCGAACAGCTGAAATCCCTGTAGTTCAGACTGTGCACAATGTGAATAAAACCACTGAAGTTATCAACAGCTTGTCCACAGGTGGATAACTTGCGCCCGTTGGCTTCATGATGGGTTATCCACATCTTCACAGGCCCTAATACGATTACTACGTCATTTCTATAACCTATTAATACTATTCAGGAGTCTCCTGACTTATGAATGAAAGTGAGGAAAAAAGACGATGAAATTTACGATTCAAAGAGAGCAGTTTGTCCAGAGCGTCCAGCACGTTACGAAAGCTATTTCCTCAAGAACGACGCATCCGATCCTTACAGGAATTAAAATTGATGCGACAGACGAGGGGGTCACGCTGACAGGCAGTGATTCGGATATCTCAATTGAGTGTTTTATTCCAAAAGAAGATGAT encodes:
- the dnaA gene encoding chromosomal replication initiator protein DnaA is translated as MENLNDLWKQALKNIEEKVSKPSFETWLKSTKAEAVGQDSITIIAPNEFARDWLENRYSGLIAETLQEITGAELRVKFVIPKDEQEQNLELIEKMKQPKKAAVKTDDETPKHVLNPKYTFDTFVIGSGNRFAHAASLAVAEAPAKAYNPLFIYGGVGLGKTHLMHAIGHYVIDHNPDAKVVYLSSEKFTNEFINSIRDNKAVHFRNKYRNVDVLLIDDIQFLAGKEQTQEEFFHTFNALHEERKQIVISSDRPPKEIPTLEDRLRSRFEWGLITDITPPDLETRIAILRKKAKAENLDIPNEVMLYIANQIDTNIRELEGALIRVVAYSSLINQDMNADLAAVALKDIIPNSKPKTITIQDVQKLVAETFEVRIEEMKAKKRTKTVAFPRQIAMYLSRELTESSLPKIGGEFGGRDHTTVIHAHEKISRLLTTDQDLQKQVQEITEQLKSL